From Cellulomonas chengniuliangii, the proteins below share one genomic window:
- a CDS encoding MFS transporter, with protein MRRTPCMATAMVIYLYFIVYGMVVIIMSQHSSHLQLQWGATEGQVLQAISGVGIGKIIGPSFAGFLSDRFGRRLSVLTGLVMVMIFLGGLLVSPNWQVGFALALFFGLANAVGDTGNYPTLMEIFPKVAGSANVLVKAAISLGQLALPLVVTGVAAAGIAWGAPMIALIVILAVLFAIQLRAPFPDYRALAAAQRAELDAAAQAAERAAAPAARSCVGIDGAALVLYGFCATAMFWLAQNTLPMLGVHLAGMSESAGRSLVSSYSIGSFIGVFVTATLVARFVRPVTILSVNPVVAGLAYVGLLLSTNPGAFHACAFVIGFSAAGGLFQLTVVVLAEFFPLRKGVVTSMVGLASGAAAFALPYVSGLLVGDASNAVSSYRQVLGMGVGVAVAAALLGLFVRYRHQHILGSARAVTEPQVAPLAS; from the coding sequence GTGAGGCGCACCCCCTGCATGGCCACGGCCATGGTGATCTACCTCTACTTCATCGTCTACGGCATGGTCGTCATCATCATGTCGCAGCACAGCTCGCACCTTCAGCTCCAGTGGGGAGCCACCGAGGGCCAGGTCCTGCAGGCGATCTCCGGCGTCGGCATCGGCAAGATCATCGGGCCGTCCTTCGCTGGGTTCCTCTCCGACCGGTTCGGCCGGCGCCTGTCGGTGCTGACGGGCCTCGTGATGGTGATGATCTTCCTCGGTGGGCTCTTGGTGAGCCCGAACTGGCAGGTCGGCTTCGCGCTGGCGCTGTTCTTCGGCCTGGCGAACGCGGTCGGCGACACCGGGAACTACCCGACCTTGATGGAGATCTTCCCCAAGGTCGCAGGCAGCGCGAACGTGCTGGTGAAGGCTGCGATCTCCCTGGGCCAGCTGGCGCTGCCGCTCGTGGTGACGGGTGTCGCCGCGGCTGGCATCGCCTGGGGCGCCCCGATGATCGCGCTCATCGTCATCCTGGCGGTCCTGTTCGCCATCCAATTGCGCGCCCCGTTTCCGGACTACCGCGCGCTGGCCGCGGCCCAGCGCGCGGAGCTCGACGCCGCTGCCCAGGCCGCCGAGCGCGCAGCGGCGCCGGCCGCCCGCTCCTGCGTCGGCATTGACGGCGCGGCGCTCGTGTTGTACGGCTTCTGCGCGACCGCGATGTTCTGGCTGGCCCAGAACACGCTGCCGATGCTGGGCGTCCACCTCGCCGGCATGTCGGAGAGCGCCGGGCGCTCGCTCGTGTCGTCGTACTCGATCGGCTCGTTCATCGGGGTGTTCGTCACCGCGACCCTGGTCGCGCGCTTCGTCCGGCCGGTGACGATCCTGTCGGTCAACCCGGTCGTGGCAGGGCTGGCCTACGTGGGCCTGCTGTTGTCGACGAACCCTGGGGCTTTCCATGCCTGTGCCTTCGTGATCGGGTTCTCGGCCGCGGGCGGCCTCTTCCAGCTCACCGTGGTGGTGCTGGCGGAGTTCTTCCCGCTCCGCAAGGGCGTGGTGACCTCCATGGTGGGACTGGCCTCAGGCGCGGCCGCCTTCGCCCTCCCCTACGTGTCCGGCTTGCTCGTGGGCGACGCGAGCAACGCTGTCTCGAGCTACCGCCAGGTGCTCGGCATGGGCGTGGGCGTGGCGGTGGCGGCCGCTCTGTTGGGCCTCTTCGTCCGCTACCGCCACCAACACATCCTGGGGTCCGCGCGCGCTGTCACGGAGCCGCAGGTGGCGCCGCTCGCGTCCTGA
- a CDS encoding MFS transporter, with amino-acid sequence MRRNPYIPTAGSIYFYFILYGMALIIVSQNKSSLMEMWGATDGQIAFAISGVGIGKIIGPAFAGFVSDKFGRKAMLLTSLLMSVVYFAGMVNSPNYKVGFVLSVWFGLANAILDVGAYPALMEAFPKKAGSANLLVKAAIAIGQLLLPILVAGGLFWKTSFYGAATAIGLCFILVCFLKFPDHKALAAEAKAKALAVTAVIGEKAGAKIWVEGAALVFFGFTSVGTFWLAQNSLPGMGEHIAGMGEAGAKTLVSLYATGSLIGVFTNAGLVARWVKPVRLLVVNPIITTIAYVLLLTSDSPSVYRVSSFLVGFFAAGGLFQLTVVVLAEFFPARKGLVTSLIGLASGVAAFLLPFLTGVILGDAEGAALVGPYRGVVWLGIGVAVISALLGVLVNIRHRIVFGHDVAEITSPELTAAN; translated from the coding sequence ATGCGGAGAAACCCGTACATCCCTACTGCGGGATCGATCTACTTCTACTTCATCCTGTATGGGATGGCCCTCATCATCGTGTCTCAGAACAAGAGCTCGTTGATGGAGATGTGGGGGGCGACGGACGGACAGATCGCGTTCGCCATCTCCGGCGTCGGCATCGGCAAGATCATCGGCCCGGCGTTCGCGGGCTTCGTGTCTGACAAGTTCGGTCGCAAGGCCATGCTGCTGACCTCGCTGCTCATGAGCGTCGTCTACTTCGCCGGCATGGTGAACAGCCCCAACTACAAGGTCGGCTTCGTGCTGTCGGTGTGGTTCGGCCTGGCCAACGCCATCCTCGACGTCGGCGCCTACCCGGCCCTGATGGAGGCGTTCCCGAAGAAGGCCGGTTCGGCCAACCTGCTCGTCAAGGCCGCGATCGCCATCGGCCAGCTCCTGCTCCCGATCCTCGTCGCCGGCGGCCTGTTCTGGAAGACCTCCTTCTACGGCGCGGCCACAGCGATCGGCCTGTGCTTCATCCTCGTCTGCTTCCTCAAGTTCCCGGACCACAAGGCGCTCGCGGCCGAGGCGAAGGCCAAGGCGCTGGCCGTCACCGCGGTCATCGGCGAGAAGGCCGGCGCGAAGATCTGGGTCGAGGGCGCTGCCCTGGTGTTCTTCGGCTTCACCTCGGTCGGCACCTTCTGGCTCGCGCAGAACTCGCTGCCGGGCATGGGCGAGCACATCGCCGGGATGGGCGAGGCTGGCGCCAAGACGCTGGTGTCGCTCTACGCGACCGGTTCGCTGATCGGCGTGTTCACCAACGCGGGCCTGGTGGCCCGCTGGGTCAAGCCCGTGCGTCTGCTGGTCGTCAATCCGATCATCACCACGATCGCCTACGTCCTGCTGCTCACCTCCGACAGCCCGTCCGTGTACCGCGTCTCGTCCTTCCTCGTCGGCTTCTTCGCCGCCGGTGGCCTCTTCCAGCTCACGGTCGTCGTCCTGGCCGAGTTCTTCCCGGCCCGCAAGGGCCTGGTGACCTCGCTCATCGGCCTGGCCTCGGGTGTCGCGGCGTTCCTCCTCCCGTTCCTGACCGGTGTCATCCTCGGCGACGCCGAGGGCGCGGCCCTGGTCGGGCCGTACCGCGGGGTGGTCTGGCTCGGCATCGGTGTGGCCGTGATCTCGGCGCTGCTCGGCGTGCTGGTCAACATCCGCCACCGGATCGTCTTCGGCCACGACGTCGCGGAGATCACCTCGCCCGAGTTGACCGCCGCCAACTGA
- a CDS encoding TetR/AcrR family transcriptional regulator, with protein MTTADVAQSRRQTVAARRDPEGTRRQILEAAIDEFSANGLLAGRVDAIAERTNVTKRMIYYYFSGKEELYAAALLHAYRQIRETEVNLHLDSFEPQEALRLLVRSNVLHHEQNPAFVRLVVFENTLPQGAIHLMTEESKAANRTALTIIDDILRRGRESGVFRGGPGAPTALDVQQVISALAFQRVANRATFRELFDRDMLGEQESPHVRTMIEDVVLRFVLADLAA; from the coding sequence ATGACCACAGCCGACGTCGCGCAGTCCCGACGCCAGACCGTGGCAGCACGTCGCGACCCCGAGGGCACCCGACGGCAGATCCTCGAGGCGGCCATCGACGAGTTCTCCGCCAACGGGCTGCTGGCGGGGCGCGTCGACGCGATCGCCGAGCGGACCAACGTCACCAAGCGGATGATCTACTACTACTTCAGCGGCAAGGAGGAGTTGTACGCGGCAGCGTTGCTCCACGCCTACCGGCAGATCCGAGAGACCGAGGTCAATCTCCACCTCGACTCCTTCGAGCCGCAGGAGGCCCTGCGGCTGCTCGTGCGGTCTAACGTGCTGCACCACGAGCAGAACCCGGCGTTCGTCCGCCTGGTCGTCTTCGAGAACACCCTCCCCCAAGGCGCCATCCACCTGATGACGGAGGAGAGCAAGGCCGCCAACCGCACGGCGCTGACGATCATCGACGACATACTGCGGCGTGGTCGCGAGTCCGGGGTGTTCCGCGGCGGGCCAGGCGCCCCGACCGCGCTGGACGTGCAGCAGGTGATATCCGCCCTGGCGTTCCAGCGGGTGGCGAACCGCGCGACGTTCCGGGAGCTGTTCGACCGGGACATGCTGGGCGAGCAGGAGTCCCCCCACGTGCGGACGATGATCGAGGACGTCGTGCTGCGCTTCGTGCTGGCGGATCTGGCCGCCTGA
- a CDS encoding shikimate kinase gives MSTSPAPSRRLAPVAPPERGPLLVLCGPMGSGKTSVGSVLGRRWDVALRDTDEDVEDTAGTTIADIFLHRGEEEFRRLEHEAVERALVEHDGILALGGGAVLHEDTQAELAAYARGGGIVTFLDVSIEYAAPRVGLGEARPLLMGDPYQRWRDIMDARRPVYEAVSTMRTLTDGMTPQEVAREIERRLRVAARDKARAQQAARGHAHGHGHGH, from the coding sequence ATGTCCACCAGTCCCGCCCCCTCCCGCCGCCTCGCACCGGTGGCCCCGCCGGAGCGAGGGCCGCTCCTCGTGCTGTGCGGTCCGATGGGATCTGGCAAGACGTCCGTCGGCAGCGTGCTCGGCCGGCGCTGGGACGTCGCGCTGCGCGACACAGACGAGGATGTCGAGGACACGGCGGGCACGACGATCGCCGACATCTTCCTGCACCGTGGCGAGGAGGAGTTCCGGCGGCTCGAGCACGAGGCCGTCGAGCGCGCCCTCGTCGAGCACGATGGCATCCTCGCCCTCGGCGGCGGAGCCGTCCTGCACGAGGACACCCAGGCCGAGCTCGCCGCGTACGCGCGCGGCGGCGGGATCGTCACCTTCCTCGACGTGTCGATCGAGTACGCCGCGCCCCGGGTGGGCCTGGGCGAGGCGCGGCCGCTGCTCATGGGAGACCCGTACCAGCGCTGGCGCGACATCATGGACGCCCGCCGGCCGGTGTACGAGGCGGTGTCCACCATGCGCACCCTCACCGACGGAATGACCCCGCAAGAGGTCGCCCGGGAGATCGAGCGTCGCCTGCGCGTCGCCGCCCGTGACAAGGCCCGGGCCCAGCAGGCGGCACGCGGGCACGCGCACGGCCACGGGCACGGGCACTGA
- the lnt gene encoding apolipoprotein N-acyltransferase has protein sequence MPLREPSRWSTLILALVGGVLTWAAFPDVGWWGTAYLGVATLFLAMRRDSAWWNALVGLVWGVTFFAPHITWADFAVGRAPWLALAVVEACYVALLGAAWAWARRGNAVWRSAGLQLVVFVILWVAMEELRSAWPFGGFPWGRLAFSQSSSPLLAFASIAGAPLVTAVVVAVGVLLAQSWTAARSGAIGVAGLRGVVAVVLVAAGALIPLDSRAQTGELRVGAVQGNVPTPGLEAFAQRREVLDNHIAGTHALLERVEPGQLDLVVWPENGTDIDPQVDAEAAALIDDAARAVDAPILVGTVEYPPTGGRYNTAVLWEPGVGVVAEYSKQHPAPFAEYIPMREFFRTFSPAVDLVTTDMVAGTEVGVVPVESPRLDRTVLVGDVICFEVAYDSLVRDAVRAGAEVIVVQTNNASFGYTAESTQQLAMSRLRAVELGRATVQISTVGVSAVIAPNGAVTQQTGLFTADQLIATLPLRDSLTPAARLGGWPAWIADALAVCVVVTGMAGARRIRRDDRPEGAR, from the coding sequence GTGCCCCTTCGCGAGCCCTCCCGCTGGTCGACGCTGATCCTCGCGCTCGTCGGCGGCGTCCTCACCTGGGCCGCATTCCCCGACGTCGGCTGGTGGGGCACGGCGTACCTGGGCGTGGCCACCCTGTTCCTCGCGATGCGCCGCGACAGCGCCTGGTGGAACGCGCTCGTCGGGCTCGTGTGGGGCGTGACGTTCTTCGCGCCGCACATCACCTGGGCGGACTTCGCCGTCGGGCGGGCGCCCTGGCTCGCGCTGGCCGTGGTCGAGGCCTGCTATGTGGCGCTGCTCGGCGCCGCGTGGGCGTGGGCACGCCGGGGGAACGCGGTGTGGCGCAGCGCCGGCCTGCAGCTCGTCGTCTTCGTGATCCTGTGGGTCGCCATGGAGGAGCTGCGCTCGGCGTGGCCGTTCGGCGGCTTCCCCTGGGGCCGGCTGGCCTTCTCGCAGTCGTCCTCGCCGCTGCTCGCCTTCGCGTCGATCGCCGGGGCGCCGCTGGTGACCGCGGTGGTCGTGGCCGTCGGGGTGCTGCTGGCCCAGTCCTGGACCGCCGCGCGGAGCGGCGCCATCGGGGTCGCGGGCCTGCGTGGAGTAGTGGCCGTCGTCCTGGTCGCAGCGGGGGCGCTCATCCCGCTCGACAGCCGCGCACAGACCGGGGAGCTGCGCGTGGGCGCCGTGCAGGGCAACGTGCCGACCCCCGGGCTGGAGGCCTTCGCCCAGCGCCGCGAGGTTCTCGACAACCACATCGCCGGCACGCACGCGCTGCTCGAGCGCGTCGAGCCCGGCCAGCTGGACCTGGTCGTGTGGCCGGAGAACGGCACGGACATCGACCCGCAGGTCGACGCGGAGGCAGCGGCGCTCATCGACGACGCCGCCCGCGCCGTGGACGCCCCGATACTGGTGGGCACAGTCGAGTACCCGCCCACCGGCGGCCGCTACAACACCGCGGTGCTCTGGGAGCCCGGCGTCGGCGTCGTCGCCGAGTACTCCAAGCAGCACCCGGCGCCGTTCGCCGAGTACATCCCGATGCGGGAGTTCTTCCGCACGTTCTCCCCGGCTGTGGACCTGGTCACCACGGACATGGTCGCGGGCACGGAGGTGGGCGTGGTGCCCGTGGAGTCGCCGCGTCTCGACCGCACGGTCCTGGTGGGCGACGTGATCTGCTTCGAGGTCGCCTACGACAGCCTCGTCCGGGACGCGGTGCGGGCCGGCGCCGAGGTCATCGTCGTGCAGACGAACAACGCGAGCTTCGGCTACACCGCCGAGTCCACCCAGCAGCTGGCCATGTCCCGGCTGCGCGCGGTCGAGCTCGGACGGGCGACTGTGCAGATCTCCACGGTGGGGGTCAGCGCCGTCATCGCGCCCAACGGCGCGGTCACCCAGCAGACGGGCCTCTTCACGGCGGACCAGCTCATCGCTACGCTGCCGCTGCGCGACTCCCTCACGCCAGCCGCCCGGCTCGGCGGCTGGCCCGCGTGGATCGCTGACGCTCTGGCTGTGTGCGTCGTCGTCACCGGGATGGCCGGTGCGCGTCGCATCCGGCGCGACGACCGCCCCGAGGGAGCACGATGA
- a CDS encoding polyprenol monophosphomannose synthase — MTSELQPPRVLVVVPTYDERATLPGALARLREHAPAVDVLVVDDGSPDGTGEIAEAIAAEDAERHGRVAVHVMHRADKQGLGTAYVAGFRWALERGYDVIVEMDADGSHRAEDLPALLAAVDGADLVLGSRWVPGGAVVNWPLSRQLLSRGGNTYTRLVLGLPLRDATGGFRAYRAPMLGRLPLDEVESHGYCFQVDMAWRVIRAGGIAVEVPITFVERELGESKMSRDIVLEALGKVTVWGAQHRLQQVRSALRRALRPAKP; from the coding sequence ATGACGTCCGAACTCCAGCCGCCCAGAGTCCTCGTGGTGGTCCCCACCTATGACGAGCGCGCCACCCTTCCCGGCGCCCTGGCGCGGCTGCGGGAGCACGCGCCCGCGGTCGACGTGCTGGTGGTGGACGACGGGTCGCCCGACGGCACCGGCGAGATCGCGGAGGCGATCGCCGCGGAGGACGCCGAGCGCCACGGTCGCGTCGCGGTGCACGTCATGCATCGGGCGGACAAGCAAGGGCTCGGCACGGCGTACGTCGCCGGGTTCCGGTGGGCGCTCGAGCGCGGCTACGACGTCATCGTGGAGATGGACGCCGACGGCTCGCACCGCGCCGAGGACCTGCCCGCGCTGCTCGCCGCGGTCGACGGCGCCGACCTGGTGCTCGGCTCGCGATGGGTGCCGGGGGGCGCGGTGGTGAACTGGCCGCTCAGCCGGCAGCTGCTCTCGCGGGGCGGCAACACGTACACGCGGCTCGTGCTCGGCCTGCCGTTGCGAGATGCCACCGGGGGGTTCCGCGCGTACCGCGCACCGATGCTGGGCAGGCTGCCGCTCGACGAGGTCGAGTCGCACGGCTACTGCTTCCAGGTGGACATGGCCTGGCGGGTGATCCGCGCCGGCGGCATCGCCGTGGAAGTGCCGATCACGTTCGTCGAGCGCGAGTTGGGCGAGTCCAAGATGAGCCGGGACATCGTGCTCGAGGCGCTGGGCAAGGTCACGGTGTGGGGCGCGCAGCACCGGCTCCAGCAGGTGCGCTCGGCCCTCCGCCGAGCCCTGCGGCCCGCGAAGCCCTAG
- a CDS encoding RNA polymerase-binding protein RbpA, translating into MSNRSLRGMRIGSHSMETEDGVDFAPRLQAHYDCPNGHTIILPFSVEADVPVTWECRCGEEALLRDASKPEPKGGKPPRTHWDMLLERRTVKELEELLDERLDLLRAGKLRRSA; encoded by the coding sequence ATGTCGAACCGGTCCCTGCGCGGAATGCGCATCGGTTCACACAGCATGGAGACAGAGGACGGCGTCGACTTCGCGCCCCGTCTCCAGGCGCACTACGACTGCCCCAACGGGCACACCATCATCCTGCCCTTCTCTGTCGAGGCGGACGTCCCGGTCACCTGGGAGTGCCGTTGCGGCGAGGAGGCGCTTCTGCGCGACGCCTCGAAGCCTGAGCCCAAGGGCGGCAAGCCGCCGCGCACCCACTGGGACATGCTGCTCGAGCGCCGCACTGTCAAGGAGCTCGAGGAACTGCTCGACGAGCGGCTTGACCTGCTCCGCGCCGGGAAGCTGCGCCGCAGCGCCTGA
- a CDS encoding ABC transporter ATP-binding protein: MTGPTPPQHSVPPAPSDPPSHLLAADSPAEAPAAPSPRAGTPANPSSSGALLRRIGALLTPYRGALALVVLSILVGAGLGIITPFLTQRVFDDALFPASGVVDLRLLLWLVGAMILVPLLSSAIGVGQTYLTTKVGNLAMADLRGRLFAHLERMELAFFTATKTGSIQSRLANDVGGVRSVLTTTASSILSNVVTVIASLVAMLLLSWQLTIVAVALLPVFVVMQRRVGARRQLIARATQESLADMTAITEEALSVSGVLLTKVFNRSDAEIARYREENDRQVVLQVRQAMAGQGFFGVVNAFMAITPALVYLAAGYMITGGAGAGALTAGTLVAFSTLQARLLMPVVSLMRVALDVQTSLALFRRIFEYLDMEPAIGDRPGAVALDPATTQGRVSFEQVWFRYPSPPQLQEPAPVASPGRGSGMGGGMRGAMMGFGVPSAGHGGGGMPRGLPRPAPRDNRRTAAGASTTGRRAWAVRDVSIEVEPGQLAAFVGPSGAGKTTLSHLVPRLYEVDRGAVRIDGHDIRDVTLSSLADTVGVVTQDPYLFHATIAQNLRYARPDATDAELEEACRAANIHDRIVSFESGYDTVVGERGYRLSGGEKQRVAIARVLLKDPRILILDEATSALDTSSERLVQDALARVLKRRTTLAIAHRLSTIIDADVIFVVDDGRVVERGTHQQLVAAPDGLYARLYAEQFGGGRVQARFSDGVMFTDGVVLTQPARQE, encoded by the coding sequence ATGACCGGTCCGACTCCCCCGCAGCACTCTGTCCCACCGGCGCCGTCGGACCCGCCCTCCCACCTGCTGGCCGCCGACTCCCCTGCTGAGGCTCCAGCCGCCCCCTCGCCGAGGGCGGGCACGCCCGCCAACCCCAGCTCCTCGGGCGCCCTGCTGCGCCGGATCGGCGCGCTGTTGACGCCCTACCGGGGAGCGCTCGCCCTGGTGGTGCTGTCGATCCTGGTCGGCGCCGGGCTCGGCATCATCACGCCCTTCCTGACCCAGCGGGTGTTCGACGACGCGCTGTTCCCCGCGTCTGGCGTGGTGGACCTGCGGCTGCTGCTGTGGCTCGTCGGCGCGATGATCCTCGTGCCGCTGCTCAGCTCGGCGATCGGCGTGGGGCAGACCTACCTCACCACCAAGGTCGGCAACCTCGCGATGGCGGACCTGCGAGGGCGGCTGTTCGCCCATCTCGAGCGCATGGAGCTGGCCTTCTTCACCGCCACGAAGACGGGCTCGATCCAGTCGCGTCTCGCGAACGACGTGGGCGGCGTGCGGTCGGTGCTCACCACCACCGCCTCCTCGATCCTGTCCAACGTCGTGACGGTGATCGCCTCGCTCGTCGCGATGCTGCTGCTGAGCTGGCAGCTGACGATCGTCGCCGTCGCGCTCCTGCCCGTGTTCGTGGTGATGCAACGCCGCGTGGGCGCCCGCAGGCAGCTGATCGCGCGTGCCACCCAGGAGTCGCTCGCCGACATGACGGCGATCACCGAGGAGGCGCTGAGCGTCTCCGGGGTGCTGCTGACCAAGGTGTTCAACCGCTCCGACGCGGAGATCGCCCGGTACCGCGAGGAGAACGACCGCCAGGTGGTGCTCCAGGTCCGGCAGGCGATGGCCGGCCAGGGGTTCTTCGGGGTGGTCAACGCCTTCATGGCGATCACCCCCGCCCTGGTGTACCTGGCCGCCGGGTACATGATCACGGGCGGCGCCGGGGCGGGCGCGCTGACCGCGGGCACCCTCGTCGCGTTCTCGACGCTCCAGGCGCGGCTGCTGATGCCGGTCGTGTCGTTGATGCGAGTCGCCCTCGACGTGCAGACCTCGCTCGCCTTGTTCCGGCGGATCTTCGAGTACCTCGACATGGAGCCCGCGATCGGCGACCGCCCAGGCGCGGTCGCGCTCGACCCGGCCACCACGCAGGGACGCGTCTCGTTCGAGCAGGTGTGGTTCCGTTACCCGTCTCCACCGCAGCTCCAGGAGCCCGCCCCTGTCGCGTCCCCGGGCCGCGGGTCGGGCATGGGCGGTGGCATGCGGGGGGCCATGATGGGCTTCGGCGTGCCGAGCGCTGGCCACGGGGGTGGCGGGATGCCGCGCGGCCTGCCGCGGCCGGCGCCGCGGGACAACCGCCGCACGGCAGCGGGCGCCAGCACGACCGGCCGCCGCGCCTGGGCGGTGCGCGACGTGTCGATCGAGGTCGAGCCGGGCCAGCTCGCCGCGTTCGTCGGCCCGTCCGGGGCGGGGAAGACCACGTTGAGCCACCTGGTGCCGAGGCTGTACGAGGTCGACCGGGGCGCGGTGCGGATCGACGGCCACGACATCCGGGACGTCACGTTGTCGAGCCTGGCCGACACCGTCGGCGTAGTGACCCAGGACCCCTACCTCTTCCACGCGACGATCGCCCAGAACCTGCGGTACGCCCGACCCGACGCCACCGACGCCGAGCTCGAGGAGGCCTGCCGCGCGGCCAACATTCATGACCGCATCGTCTCCTTCGAGTCCGGGTACGACACCGTCGTCGGCGAGCGGGGCTACCGCCTCTCGGGTGGGGAGAAGCAGCGCGTCGCGATCGCGAGAGTGCTCCTCAAGGACCCGCGGATCCTCATCCTCGACGAGGCCACGTCGGCCCTCGACACCTCCTCCGAGCGGCTCGTGCAGGACGCGCTGGCGCGTGTCCTCAAGCGCCGCACCACGTTGGCGATCGCGCACCGCCTCTCCACGATCATCGACGCGGACGTCATCTTCGTGGTGGACGACGGGAGGGTCGTCGAGCGCGGCACGCACCAGCAGCTCGTCGCCGCGCCCGACGGCCTGTACGCCCGCCTGTACGCGGAGCAGTTCGGCGGGGGGCGCGTCCAGGCCCGGTTCAGCGACGGGGTGATGTTCACCGACGGGGTCGTGCTCACCCAGCCGGCGCGGCAGGAGTGA
- a CDS encoding putative protein N(5)-glutamine methyltransferase has protein sequence MPEDPLAVSPPTAAEASGADGWPPASELVAALRAAGCVFAEDEAALLRAEARSPVHLAELTARRVEGAPLEHVLGWASFLGHRVLVHPGVFVPRRRTELLVELALAALAARGALRPARVVDLCCGSGAVGMAVASARPAIELHAIDIDPAAVRCARQNIPPPAGRVYQGDLDGPLPTRLRGAVDVLTANAPYVPTRALRLMPPEARQHEPRAALDGGPEGLDLLLRVAALAPRWLAPGGEVLMEAGSAQAPTLLEALGRAGLSPSLVQDPDREATVVRGALAQGDRSSLP, from the coding sequence ATGCCTGAGGACCCGCTCGCCGTCTCACCGCCCACGGCGGCGGAAGCGTCGGGCGCGGACGGCTGGCCACCCGCGTCCGAGCTCGTGGCCGCGCTCAGGGCCGCCGGGTGCGTCTTCGCCGAGGACGAGGCCGCCCTGCTGCGCGCCGAGGCCCGGTCGCCCGTCCACCTGGCCGAGCTCACCGCCCGACGGGTCGAGGGCGCCCCGCTCGAGCACGTCCTCGGATGGGCCTCCTTCCTCGGCCACCGGGTGCTCGTGCACCCGGGCGTCTTCGTCCCCCGCCGCCGCACCGAGCTCCTCGTGGAGCTGGCCCTCGCCGCGCTCGCGGCACGGGGAGCCCTGCGGCCCGCTCGGGTCGTGGACCTGTGCTGCGGGTCGGGCGCCGTCGGGATGGCTGTGGCGTCCGCACGGCCGGCGATCGAGCTGCACGCGATCGACATCGACCCCGCCGCCGTGCGGTGCGCGCGGCAGAACATCCCGCCGCCGGCCGGCCGCGTCTACCAGGGCGACCTCGACGGGCCCTTGCCCACGCGGCTGCGCGGAGCGGTCGACGTCCTCACCGCCAACGCCCCCTACGTGCCCACGCGGGCTCTGCGCCTGATGCCCCCGGAGGCGCGCCAGCACGAGCCGAGGGCCGCTCTGGACGGCGGGCCGGAAGGGCTCGACCTGCTGCTGCGGGTGGCCGCCCTCGCGCCACGATGGCTCGCCCCTGGCGGCGAGGTCCTCATGGAGGCGGGCAGCGCGCAGGCCCCGACGCTGCTCGAGGCCCTGGGCCGTGCCGGGCTGTCGCCCTCGCTCGTGCAAGACCCGGACCGCGAGGCGACCGTCGTGCGCGGCGCGCTGGCACAGGGGGACCGGTCCTCACTCCCCTGA
- a CDS encoding carboxylate-amine ligase, with amino-acid sequence MRRIGIEEEFLLVSPDGTLRAVAAPALQHAAAHAADESVDDPPGGRLEKEFTQEQVETSTRPRSTVTDILAEVRAGRARADASAQHVGARVVALGTAPTGGDPTVIVNQRARAIRDEFGEIAREQLTCGCHIHVEVADDEEGVRVIDHLRRWTPLLLALSANSPYWHGEDTAYASYRSQVWGRWPTAGPTGPFGDAATYHALVDDLVSSGTILDPGMVYFDARLSPAYPTVEVRVPDVCLDAADAVLQGVLVRALADTALDASLSGGAALGPEPRTEALRLAAWRAARSGLTGDLLSPATLRPIPAVEAVQVLLDHVGPALDAAGDREWVAAQFDEVLRRGNGAMRQRGWRLDGADDQELVQRAVDATHA; translated from the coding sequence GTGCGCCGCATAGGGATTGAAGAAGAGTTCCTGCTCGTGTCTCCCGACGGGACGCTGCGTGCTGTCGCGGCCCCGGCGCTGCAGCACGCAGCGGCCCATGCCGCCGACGAGTCGGTCGACGACCCGCCAGGAGGGCGCCTGGAGAAGGAGTTCACGCAGGAGCAGGTCGAGACGTCCACCCGGCCGCGCTCCACCGTGACCGACATCCTGGCCGAGGTCCGCGCAGGCCGCGCCCGGGCCGACGCCTCCGCGCAGCACGTGGGGGCGCGCGTCGTCGCGCTGGGCACGGCGCCCACCGGCGGGGATCCCACCGTCATCGTGAACCAGCGCGCCCGCGCCATCCGCGACGAGTTCGGCGAGATCGCGCGCGAGCAGCTGACGTGCGGATGCCACATCCACGTCGAGGTCGCCGACGACGAGGAGGGGGTCCGGGTCATCGACCACCTCCGCCGCTGGACGCCACTGCTCCTCGCGTTGAGCGCGAACAGCCCCTACTGGCACGGCGAGGACACGGCCTACGCGAGCTACCGCTCCCAGGTCTGGGGGCGGTGGCCCACCGCCGGGCCCACTGGGCCGTTCGGCGACGCCGCCACCTACCACGCGCTGGTCGACGACCTGGTCTCGAGCGGGACGATCCTCGACCCCGGGATGGTCTACTTCGACGCCCGCCTCTCCCCCGCCTACCCCACCGTCGAGGTCCGCGTGCCCGACGTGTGCCTCGACGCCGCCGACGCCGTCCTCCAAGGCGTGCTGGTGCGGGCCCTCGCCGACACCGCGCTCGACGCCTCGCTCTCCGGCGGCGCGGCGCTGGGGCCGGAGCCGCGGACGGAGGCGCTGCGCCTGGCGGCCTGGCGGGCGGCGCGGTCTGGCCTCACGGGCGACCTGCTGAGCCCTGCCACGCTGCGCCCGATCCCCGCCGTCGAGGCGGTCCAGGTGCTGCTCGACCACGTCGGGCCGGCGCTGGACGCCGCCGGGGACCGGGAATGGGTCGCCGCCCAGTTCGACGAGGTGCTGCGCCGCGGCAACGGCGCCATGCGGCAGCGCGGGTGGCGCCTCGACGGCGCCGACGACCAGGAGCTCGTGCAGCGCGCGGTCGACGCCACCCATGCCTGA